Proteins from one Podospora pseudoanserina strain CBS 124.78 chromosome 1, whole genome shotgun sequence genomic window:
- a CDS encoding hypothetical protein (COG:G; EggNog:ENOG503NUZJ), with protein sequence MGVDEKATVDPGSFPPPTEDESGLVLSVDWTKEEEARAKRKLDLIIMPLLTLGFFCLQLDRGNISNAITDSFFEDVGITQNEFNVGQQMLSLGIVLFEIPSNMILYRVGPGKWLTLQLFLFGTVSTFQAFQNSYGSFIATRLLLGITESGFIPGGLWTLSTWYTRAETAKRVMFFYFGNQFGQASSKLLAYGILHMGGVGGKAGWFWLFVLMGGFTILCGFVLGFCLPDSFRNPCPAFLPGISLFTKRELHILQTRVLLDEPAKGKKKKSIKIDAFKRAFSNWRLWSHVIITLCNNGPQRAFDTYSPTIISGFGYKKLQANAMASVGLFLQIPTSWAFSWVSDHYDVRGETVIAGMSCHLFGYVLNRIFTDHPRLQGARYFGVVWTQTFGTFSHPLNIAWMSLTCEDSEVRALAMAMVIMGANTAGIYGAQIFRSEDSPFYRRGFTVACCVLAVGLLLAVVRFVDDKIHKRKHNTVQLAHGGGETSDDGSNGEKGISALERAAGVTVPVDDDVKRALKN encoded by the exons ATGGGTGTCGATGAGAAGGCCACCGTTGACCCGGGCTCgttcccacctcccaccgAGGACGAGAGCGGGTTGGTACTCAGCGTCGACTggaccaaggaggaggaggcacgAGCAAAGAGAAA GCTCGATCTGATCATTATGCCCCTGCTCACCCTGGGCTTCTTCTGCCTGCAACTCGATCGTGGAAACATCTCCAACGCCATCACTGACAGCTTCTTCGAGGATGTCGGCATCACCCAGAATGAGTTCAACGTCGGTCAGCAGATGCTGTCTCTCGGCATCGTGCTCTTCGAAATCCCATCCAACATGATTCTCTACCGCGTCGGCCCCGGCAAGTGGCTCACCCTGcaactcttcctctttggcACCGTCTCGACCTTCCAAGCTTTCCAGAACAGCTATGGCTCCTTCATTGCCACCCGTCTGCTGCTTGGTATCACCGAATCTGGTTTCATTCCCGGCGGTCTCTGGACGCTCTCGACCTGGTACACGCGCGCTGAGACGGCCAAGCGCGTCATGTTCTTCTACTTTGGTAACCAGTTCGGCCAGGCTTCTTCCAAGCTGTTGGCCTATGGTATTCTTCACatgggaggtgttggcggaAAGGCTGGATGGTTTTGGCTGTTTGTGCTCATGGGTGGCTTCACCATTCTTTGCGGCTTCGTTCTTGGTTTCTGCCTCCCCGATTCGTTCCGCAACCCCTGCCCGGCCTTCCTGCCAGGCATCAGCTTATTTACCAAGAGGGAGCTTCACATTCTTCAGACCCGTGTCCTTCTCGATGAGCcggccaagggcaagaagaaaaagtccATCAAGATTGATGCCTTCAAGAGAGCCTTCTCCAACTGGCGCCTCTGGTCTCACGTTATCATCACCCTTTGCAACAACGGTCCTCAGCGCGCTTTTGACACCTACTctcccaccatcatctctgGTTTCGGTTACAAGAAGCTTCAGGCCAACGCCATGGCTTCCGTCGGTCTCTTTCTGCAGATTCCCACCTCGTGGGCTTTCTCCTGGGTATCCGATCACTA TGATGTCCGTGGCGAGACCGTCATTGCTGGCATGTCCTGCCATCTGTTCGGCTACGTCTTGAACCGCATCTTCACCGACCACCCCAGACTCCAGGGAGCGCGTTACTTTGGCGTCGTCTGGACCCAGACTTTTGGCACCTTCAGCCACCCTCTCAACATTGCCTGGATGTCGCTCACCTGCGAGGATTCCGAAGTCCGCGCTCTGGCCATGGCTATGGTCATCATGGGCGCCAACACTGCCGGTATTTATGGTGCGCAAATCTTCCGCTCCGAGGACTCCCCCTTTTACCGCCGCGGCTTCACCGTGGCCTGCTGCGTCCTCGCcgtcggcctcctccttgccgtcgTTCGTTTTGTCGACGACAAGATCCACAAGAGGAAGCATAACACTGTCCAGCTCGCCCACGGTGGCGGCGAGACGAGCGACGACGGCTCCAACGGCGAAAAGGGCATCTCTGCTCTGGAGCGTGCCGCCGGTGTCACCGTGCcagtggatgatgatgttaaGAGGGCACTGAAGAACTAA
- a CDS encoding hypothetical protein (EggNog:ENOG503NZ9X; COG:S), which produces MLLPRESPKPTMLGSEFGTTPDTKPEVRLNAVGIWWIVFGAVWTALLACGMGYLYTKRKSPTVRIRGLPLTFAGLILLHLYWITVQIGYAIGPLAPEMAQFWIMSIWYPFGIALFQAGNSQFLHVAKAQSRFARPPSQMSSRFDERKQQPKTLSRWQKIKAMEYQTKMATLVTVGMSCQFLVVMIIFLISRKFHSDFGIPGTEVYGSTPGEIAMKQGRGWEWWPSLFWQFLWAWVFAPIILWRSREIRDTHGWQLQTIACCLAGLHAAPMWLVALYVPEMAPVNMYFIPPQWIAVSIFIMEIFTVFVPCYQVHKDEALAKETWNIIKKWETKGKFGSDKSVSTADSTVPGTPLSPTSTKVGRESSLNFGDPWKQSSVMESGDGDLAINSIPDDRILTMDALVHVLSKNPEPLRQFSARRDFSGENIAFLTAVSEWKASLHPAFTSNRFEAPDDVVRQAYTKALKIYYEFVSPQDAEFPLNLAFEQSRQLGGLFDRAIRDLLGDSRANVDPVTPFMSAGVHDWRMPESRGSESGIMISVHVETDKMPAVPGIAIVPSSDGKGEEEGIALSVSTNSMMNTFQDVYQGDIPELFNASVFDAAEKSIKELVLTNTWPKYVRERRNSESSSASGTSSSNNTSDTDGTLKSKKSSSSSLWWFFSKG; this is translated from the exons ATGCTTCTCCCCAGAGaatccccaaaaccaaccatGCTGGGCTCCGAGTTTGGCACCACGCCAGACACCAAGCCAGAGGTCCGCCTCAATGCCGTCGGCATCTGGTGGATCGTCTTCGGCGCCGTCTGGACCGCCCTTTTAGCCTGCGGGATGGGATATCTCTACACCAAGCGCAAATCACCAACCGTTCGAATCCGTGGTCTCCCCCTCACATTTGCCGGCCTCATTCTGCTTCATCTCTACTGGATCACGGTTCAGATCGGGTATGCCATTGGACCTCTTGCCCCCGAGATGGCCCAGTTTTGGATCATGAGCATCTGGTATCCCTTTGGCATCGCTCTCTTCCAAGCCGGCaacagccagttcctccatGTTGCCAAAGCGCAGAGCAGATTCGCCCGACCACCCAGCCAGATGAGCAGCCGCTTTGACGAGAGGAAGCAGCAGCCCAAGACGCTATCGAGATGGCAAAAGATCAAGGCTATGGAATACCAGACGAAAATGGCAACCTTGGTCACAGTGGGCATGTCGTGCCAG TTCTTGGTCGTCAtgatcatcttcctcatctcccGCAAGTTCCACTCCGATTTTGGCATTCCCGGCACAGAGGTGTACGGGTCTACACCGGGCGAGATTGCCATGAAGCAGGGTCGTGGTTGGGAGTGGTGGCCGTCTCTATTTTGGCAGTTTCTGTGGGCTTGGGTGTTTGCCCCTATTATTCTCTGGCGATCACGCGAGATCCGTGATACCCACGGCTGGCAACTGCAGACCATCGCCTGCTGTCTTGCAGG ACTTCACGCAGCGCCCATGTGGCTTGTTGCCCTCTATGTTCCCGAGATGGCGCCCGTCAACATGTACTTTATTCCACCCCAATG GATTGCTGTTTCCATCTTCATTATGGAAATCTTTACTGTGTTTGTTCCCTGCTATCAGGTTCACAAGGATGAGGCTTTGGCCAAGGAGACCTGgaacatcatcaagaagtGGGAGACCAAGGGCAAGTTCGGCTCCGATAAGAGCGTGTCCACCGCCGACTCTACTGTTCCCGGCACCCCTCTGTCCCCCACGTCAACCAAGGTCGGTCGCGAGTCATCTCTCAACTTTGGCGACCCGTGGAAGCAATCGTCCGTGATGGAGAGCGGTGACGGTGACTTGGCCATCAACTCGATTCCTGATGACCGCATCTTGACCATGGATGCCCTGGTTCATGTTCTCTCCAAGAACCCTGAGCCTCTCCGGCAGTTCTCTGCTCGCCGCGACTTTTCTGGCGAGAATATTGCTTTCTTGACTGCTGTCTCAGAGTGGAAGGCGTCGCTGCACCCTGCTTTCACCAGCAACCGTTTTGAAGCCCCAGACGACGTGGTCCGACAGGCATACACCAAGGCTCTCAAGATTTACTACGAGTTTGTCTCGCCTCAGGATGCCGAATTCCCCCTCAACCTGGCCTTTGAGCAATCCCGGCAGCTGGGTGGTCTGTTTGACCGTGCTATCCGCGACCTGCTCGGCGACAGCCGCGCCAACGTCGATCCTGTTACCCCCTTCATGTCTGCCGGCGTGCACGACTGGCGGATGCCAGAATCGAGGGGATCCGAGTCAGGCATCATGATCTCTGTCCACGTCGAGACGGACAAGATGCCTGCCGTTCCTGGTATCGCGATCGTCCCCAGTTCCGACGgcaagggagaggaagaggggatcGCCTTGTCGGTCTCTACCAACAGCATGATGAACACATTCCAGGATGTCTATCAGGGTGACATCCCCGAGCTGTTCAACGCGTCGGTGTTTGACGCGGCCGAGAAGAGCATCAAGGAGCTGGTCCTGACAAACACGTGGCCCAAATATGTCCGGGAGCGGAGGAACTCggagtcgtcgtcggcgtcggggACCTCGTCGTCCAACAACACTTCTGATACGGACGGGACgctcaagtccaagaagagtTCCAGTTCGAGTTTGTGGTGGTTTTTCAGCaaggggtga
- the MCA1_1 gene encoding Ca(2+)-dependent cysteine protease (MEROPS:MER0039482; COG:D; COG:O; EggNog:ENOG503NW3X): protein MSYGGYPGQGYGPSGGGGGGYQQSPPPQGYGQYPPPQQGYGQPPPQHHQQGYGQPPPQHGGYQQGGYQQGGYQQGGYQQQHGGYQPPQQQQYYQPPQHPPPPHLDSYGYPTAGGGYGGHRGQSTRAGPPPPSGHQEFGHGAPAGYTFQYSNCTGKRRALLIGINYFGQEGELRGCINDTKNLSQYLIENHGYKREDMVILTDDQTNPVMQPTKQNIINAMGWLVANAQPNDALFLHFSGHGGQTEDHDGDEEDGHDEVIYPVDFKENGHIVDDEIHFHVVKPLVEGVRLTAIFDSCHSGSVLDLPYVYNTKGLLKEPNLAKEAGAGLLSAVGAYARGDMASVATSIFGLAKSAFKGNDAYEHTKRTKTSPADVIMWSGSKDDQTSADATINSQATGAMSHAFISALKANPQQSYVELLNNIRDILERDYSQKPQLSCSHPLGKFLTLGNPADDLMLIDSLDTSLLFVM, encoded by the exons ATGTCGTACGGAGGTTATCCCGGCCAAGGTTACGGTcccagcggcggcggcggcggcggataTCAGCAAAGTCCCCCTCCTCAGGGTTATGGACAgtatccccctcctcaacaaggtTACGGCCAGccgcctcctcaacaccaccagcaaggCTACggccagcctcctcctcagcacgGCGGATATCAGCAAGGCGGGTACCAGCAGGGAGGATATCAGCAAGGAGgctaccagcagcagcacggCGGATACCAgccgcctcagcagcagcaatactaccaacctcctcagcatcctcccccgccgcaTCTCGATTCCTACGGCTACCCAactgccggtggtggatatggCGGACACCGTGGGCAGTCGACGCGGGCCggcccgcctcctccttcggGCCACCAAGAGTTCGGCCACGGAGCCCCCGCCGGCTATACCTTCCAGTACTCCAACTGCACAGGAAAGAGGCGTGCGCTCTTGATCGGTATCAACTATTTCGGCCAGGAAGGCGAATTGCGCGGCTGCATCAACGACACCAAGAACCTTTCTCAATACTTGATCGAGAACCATGGGTACAAGCGCGAGGATATGGTCATCTTGACCGACGACCAGACCAACCCCGTGATGCAACCGACCAAGcaaaacatcatcaacgccatgGGCTGGCTCGTGGCGAATGCCCAGCCCAACGATGCGCTCTTCCTGCACTTCTCTG GCCACGGCGGTCAAACCGAGGACcatgatggcgacgaggaggatggacACGATGAGGTTATTTACCCTGTCGACTTCAAGGAGAACGGCCATATTGTGGACGACGAGATCCACTTCCACGTTGTGAAGCCCCTGGTCGAAGGTGTCCGGCTGACGGCCATTTTCGACTCGTGCCACTCTGGCTCTGTACTTGATCTTCCCTATGTCTACAACACCAAGGGTCTTCTCAAGGAGCCCAACCTGGCCAAGGAAGCCGGCGCGGGCTTGCTGTCGGCGGTGGGTGCGTATGCCCGTGGCGACATGGCGTCCGTGGCCACCAGCATATTCGGTCTCGCAAAGAGTGCCTTCAAGGGCAACGACGCCTATGAGCACACCAAGCGCACCAAGACCTCACCCGCCGATGTTATCATGTGGAGCGGTAGCAAGGACGATCAGACCTCGGCCGATGCCACTATCAACTCTCAAGCTACGGGTGCCATGTCCCATGCCTTCATCTCTGCTCTCAAGGCCAACCCCCAGCAGAGCTATGTCGAGCTTTTGAACAACATTCGCGATATCCTTGAGCGGGACTACTCGCAAAAGCCCCAGCTCTCGTGCAGTCACCCTCTGGGTAAGTTTTTGACGCTTGGTAATCCTGCAGACGACTTGATGCTGATCGATTCTTTAGATACCAGCCTTCTGTTTGTCATGTAA
- a CDS encoding hypothetical protein (EggNog:ENOG503P5Y6; COG:A), whose protein sequence is MSFFKKLAKDLEQDFKSLGLGSDKKEEKPPTPSGGNYPPPQNQGYGSPSPNPHYPPPQHQQHQSYSSPPPPQHEQQNRDFAPPQNVGPRPPPPYQPPTDKPPIPSGWVPRWDDRYQRWYSEADAEEATGRTQWEAPAYDAAGHGSDGTRAHGSGGYGGHQAYASPAGYGGGGYAPPAGYGGGGYQPQGYGAPPYAQGEHKEKKGSNAMAIAGGVAAGAIGGALLANALNDSDSDSDHGGNSSGYAPAAAAAAAPAAGPTYVTNNYYYGDESPAPPPAAYDEPAGYGDVPPGHIPTHNAYGEEIDSSDRESLKEAREAYEEALEDAASSSASSSDLEELEEARQEYQEEYEEAYYDED, encoded by the exons ATgtccttcttcaagaagctcgCAAAGGATCTCGAACAGGACTTCAAAAGCCTTGGACTGGGGTccgacaagaaggaggagaagcctcccactcccagcGGCG GAAActatcctccccctcaaaatcaGGGATATGGCagtccctcccccaacccccattatccacctccccagcaccagcagcatcaaagCTACTCgagccctcctcctcctcagcacgAACAGCAGAACCGTGACTTTGCCCCTCCCCAGAATGTAGGCCCacgcccgccgccgccctaCCAACCCCCTACGGACAAGCCGCCCATCCCCTCCGGCTGGGTTCCTCGCTGGGATGACCGTTACCAGCGCTGGTACT CGGAAgcagatgccgaggaggctaCGGGCCGTACCCAATGGGAGGCGCCGGCTTATGACGCTGCAGGTCATGGCTCTGACGGCACTCGTGCCCATGGTTCGGGAGGCTATGGTGGACACCAGGCATATGCGTCCCCCGCTGGgtatggcggtggtggttatgCGCCCCCCGCTGGgtatggcggcggtggctaCCAGCCTCAAGGATATGGTGCCCCCCCGTATGCCCAAGGCGAacacaaggagaagaagggcagcAACGCGATGGCCATCGCCGGTGGTGTCGCTGCCGGAGCCATTGGTGGTGCCTTGCTGGCTAATGCCCTCA ATGACTCCGACTCTGACTCTGATCATGGCGGCAACTCGAGTGGCTatgctcctgctgctgctgccgccgccgctcctGCTGCTGGCCCCACGTATGTGACCAACAATTACTACTATGGCGACGAGAGTCCAGCCCCCCCCCCGGCTGCTTATGATGAGCCCGCTGGATACGGCGATGTCCCACCTGGTCACATCCCTACCCATAACGCATACGGCGAGGAGATTGACAGCAGTGATCGCGAGTCGCTCAAGGAAGCGCGTGAAGCTTATGAGGAGGCTCTGGAAGATGCCGCTTCGAGCAGTGCCAGCAGTAGTGACCTGGAAGAGCTCGAGGAAGCGAGACAAGAGTACCAGGAGGAATATGAGGAGGCCTACTATGACGAGGACTAG